Genomic DNA from Gemmatimonadota bacterium:
CGCGTCGCCGGCTGCGGACAATCGGGCACCGACGCGGGAGTCCGGCGGGAGCTCGGCCCGGAAGACGACGTACCGGATCGCGCACTGGGCTGCGATCCCGAGCGCGACGGCCACGGTCACGATCTTGCCGAGTCGAACCAGCGCGCGCCTCATCCGTCGGAGCCGGGTCCGCGCCCGCCCGGTCAACGCGGAGGCCATGGGACGTACGACATGTACAGTAGGACCGTGATGAACTCAAACCGTGTCACCCTTTGGCCTCCTCGCCCATCAATTCCGCCGACCGTCGCAGTCTAACAAATAAGGATTGTTTCCACACTCTACGCGCGTGTAGGTGGCGAAGCGAGGGACCTGAGAGTGTGGAAACGATTCAGTTGGACTGAGCCGCTACGGCATCTTCGGTACCATCTCCGGCCGTCCAAGCGTGAACCGGTAGAGGAACCGCAGCGCAGCGATCACCTGCACGAACGCCGAACGCGATACCTCCCGATCATCCTTCAGGTACCGCAGGTACTCGCGGACCTCCTCCGCGCTCAGATCCGCCGGCGATTCGCTCGTAGTACCGCGCGATCTAACCCGGCGATGACATAAGCGGCATCTGGCGGACCGTGGTCGCCTATGGGGGCCTGATCGACGGCGAACATCGAGAGTATGGCGAGTCCCGTGCCCAGCACTGACACCGCCGTGAGCCTAACGAAACTAGTCCGAAATCCCGCGTTCCCCATGACTCGCCCCGCGCCCCAGACTGATCCTACCGGCCAGGCCAGGGCGGCGAAACTAAGCGTGAGGCACCCGCCTTCATAGCAATCGGTCGTACCGCCTGTGGCTGCAAACACCGCGAGGCCTACTCCACCTGAAAAGGCCAAGCCACCCAGGAAGCTCCCCCCTAGGACCCTCACACGAGACGGACGGGCGTCCGCGCTCAATGACGCTTCACCCGTCGCCACCTGACCACCTGCATAGATGGGCGACATTGCCAGGGCCAGAAGGAGCGTCGCGCAAATTCGTTGTCGTCTGGGAGGTCCTTCCCACAAGACCACCGCCGGCCAAAGAAAGACTCTGGGCATCATCGTGAAGTCCTCCTGGGTGTGGCACACATCGAGTGTCAACCAGGAAGATGCGCTCGATTCGGTTTGCGGCATCATACGTCAGATCACGTAGTGGGAGATCGCAGATACGCATCAATGGCGGGCATTCGTCCGCTCGATGGGCTTCGTGAGCGTGATCATCGTGAGCGCGCTGTTCGCGCTGGGGCTGCCGTTGGTGTTGTCAGTGGCTTCGGCCTCGATCCGCCTGTCTGGGACCGAGGGCTCGCCTTCCGGCTCAGTACGGCGCAGAATATCCCGACGTACTCGCCGGACCTCCTTCCGGTGAGGGCGCCATCCGAGATCGGAGATTCGAGATGAGAGCCATCGTCGCCGGGATCGCGCTGACCGCGAGTCTCACCGCGTGCGGCCAGCCCGCCGTCGAGGAGCAGGCCACCGGGCAAGAGGTGACGCGCCGCGTTCCCCAGTTCGAGAACGAGCATGTCGAGGTGTGGAAGACCATCATTCTGCCTAATCAGCCTCTCAGCATGCATCGCCACGACAACCCCCGCGCGATTATCGCGGTGAAGGGCGGAACGTTGACCCTCGTCAACGAGGCCGGTGACGAGCGCGACATGGTATGGGAGACCGGGAGCGCGTATTGGCTCGACATCGACCCCGAGGGTGAGCTGCACGGAGATGTGAACAAGGGCAGCGAGCCCATTGAAGTG
This window encodes:
- a CDS encoding phage integrase N-terminal SAM-like domain-containing protein, encoding MSAEEVREYLRYLKDDREVSRSAFVQVIAALRFLYRFTLGRPEMVPKMP